From the genome of Pseudomonas sp. AB6, one region includes:
- the purN gene encoding phosphoribosylglycinamide formyltransferase: protein MMSTCDVVVLLSGTGSNLQAMIDRLQGVDQPARICAVISNRADAFGLQRAKAAGIETRVLDHTAFECREAFDAALIELIDTFEPKLVVLAGFMRILSTTFVRHYHGRLINIHPSLLPRYKGLHTHQRVLEAGDNEHGCSVHFVTEELDGGPLVVQAVVSVKSDDSTSSLALRVHAQEHEIYPLAIRWFAEGRLRLGEHGVSLDGQLLEARGHLIRT, encoded by the coding sequence CTGATGTCAACGTGTGATGTGGTGGTGCTGTTATCCGGCACCGGCAGTAACTTGCAAGCCATGATCGACCGCCTCCAAGGCGTCGATCAACCGGCCAGGATCTGCGCGGTGATCTCCAACCGTGCAGATGCCTTCGGGCTGCAGCGCGCCAAAGCCGCAGGCATCGAAACCCGTGTTCTGGACCACACGGCATTTGAGTGTCGTGAGGCCTTCGATGCCGCACTGATCGAGTTGATTGACACCTTCGAACCTAAGCTCGTAGTACTGGCCGGCTTCATGCGAATCTTGAGCACCACGTTCGTTCGCCACTATCACGGCCGCTTGATCAATATTCACCCATCCCTGCTTCCACGCTATAAAGGCTTGCACACTCACCAGCGGGTATTGGAAGCTGGCGACAACGAGCACGGCTGCAGCGTGCATTTCGTGACGGAGGAACTCGATGGAGGTCCTCTGGTCGTACAGGCAGTCGTTTCGGTTAAGTCGGATGATTCAACCAGCAGCCTGGCGCTGCGCGTTCATGCTCAGGAACATGAAATTTATCCGCTAGCCATTCGCTGGTTTGCCGAAGGCCGATTGAGGCTTGGCGAACATGGCGTCTCGCTGGACGGCCAGTTACTTGAGGCCCGTGGCCACTTGATTCGAACTTAG
- the purM gene encoding phosphoribosylformylglycinamidine cyclo-ligase — protein sequence MSKQPSLSYKDAGVDIDAGEALVERIKSVAKRTKRPEVMGGLGGFGALCEIPAGYKQPVLVSGTDGVGTKLRLALNLNKHDTIGIDLVAMCVNDLIVCGAEPLFFLDYYATGKLNVETATQVVTGIGAGCELAGCSLVGGETAEMPGMYEGEDYDLAGFCVGVVEKADIIDGSKVAVGDALLALPSSGPHSNGYSLIRKIIEVAGADIEAIQLDGKPLTDLLMAPTRIYVKQLLKLIKDTGAVKAMAHITGGGLLDNIPRVLPKGTQAVVDVASWQRPAVFDWLQQQGNVAETEMHRVLNCGVGMVICVAQEHVDIALNVLREAGEQPWVIGQIAKAVEGQAQVELKNLKAH from the coding sequence ATGAGCAAGCAACCCTCCCTGAGCTACAAAGACGCCGGTGTAGACATCGACGCCGGTGAAGCATTGGTTGAGCGCATCAAAAGCGTTGCCAAGCGCACCAAGCGTCCGGAAGTCATGGGCGGCCTGGGTGGTTTCGGCGCCCTTTGCGAAATCCCGGCTGGGTACAAGCAACCGGTATTGGTTTCCGGCACAGATGGCGTGGGCACCAAGCTGCGTCTGGCGCTGAACCTCAATAAACACGACACCATCGGCATTGACCTCGTGGCGATGTGCGTCAACGATCTGATTGTATGTGGTGCCGAGCCGCTGTTCTTCCTTGATTACTACGCCACCGGCAAGCTAAACGTCGAAACGGCGACCCAAGTCGTGACCGGCATTGGCGCAGGCTGCGAACTGGCAGGTTGCTCGCTGGTAGGCGGCGAAACGGCTGAAATGCCAGGCATGTACGAAGGCGAAGATTACGATCTGGCCGGCTTCTGCGTTGGCGTTGTGGAAAAAGCCGACATCATCGATGGCTCGAAGGTCGCGGTTGGTGACGCACTGCTGGCCCTGCCGTCTTCCGGCCCGCACTCGAACGGCTACTCGCTGATCCGCAAGATTATCGAAGTCGCCGGTGCCGATATCGAAGCCATCCAGCTCGACGGCAAGCCGCTGACCGATCTGTTGATGGCGCCGACTCGTATCTACGTCAAGCAGTTGCTCAAGTTGATCAAGGACACAGGCGCAGTCAAGGCGATGGCGCATATCACGGGCGGCGGTCTGCTGGACAACATCCCGCGCGTATTGCCCAAGGGGACTCAGGCCGTGGTCGACGTTGCCAGCTGGCAACGTCCGGCGGTATTCGACTGGTTGCAACAGCAAGGCAATGTCGCTGAAACAGAAATGCACCGTGTCCTCAACTGCGGCGTTGGCATGGTCATCTGCGTTGCTCAAGAACACGTCGACATCGCATTGAACGTGCTGCGTGAAGCAGGAGAGCAGCCATGGGTTATTGGTCAGATCGCGAAAGCCGTTGAAGGCCAAGCGCAGGTCGAGTTAAAAAACCTCAAGGCACACTGA
- a CDS encoding DUF2058 domain-containing protein, producing MSISLRDQLLKAGLVNQKQAKQVGKDKQKEQRLVHKGQIDADDSQKRAAQEVMAEKAKRDQELNRQQQEKVEQKARAAQVKQLIEVSRLPKLTTEDYYNFVDDKKVKRISVNALMRNKLSAGSLAIVHHAGAYEIIPREAALKIQERDPRRIVLLNVPTEAPDADDPYAAYQVPDDLMW from the coding sequence ATGAGTATTTCCCTTCGCGATCAGTTGCTCAAAGCAGGCTTGGTCAATCAAAAGCAGGCCAAGCAGGTCGGCAAAGATAAGCAGAAAGAACAGCGTCTGGTGCACAAGGGCCAGATAGACGCTGATGATTCCCAGAAGCGTGCGGCCCAGGAGGTCATGGCTGAGAAGGCCAAGCGGGATCAGGAGCTCAATCGTCAACAGCAGGAGAAGGTCGAGCAAAAAGCTCGTGCCGCCCAGGTCAAGCAGTTGATCGAAGTGTCGCGCTTGCCGAAGCTGACCACCGAAGACTATTACAACTTTGTCGACGATAAGAAGGTCAAGCGTATCTCGGTCAATGCCTTGATGCGTAACAAGCTCAGTGCAGGTTCGTTGGCCATCGTTCATCACGCGGGCGCTTACGAGATTATCCCTCGTGAAGCTGCGCTGAAGATTCAGGAGCGCGATCCACGCCGAATTGTATTGCTTAACGTGCCAACGGAAGCGCCAGATGCGGATGACCCGTACGCGGCTTATCAGGTGCCTGATGACCTGATGTGGTAA
- a CDS encoding DUF2066 domain-containing protein, with translation MRLPTQCFSKLLFASCLSLVSLPGFAETVSNLYQVREPVTGQSPEERTQATQRALETLVLRLTGDPKAAQSAGLSEVRKDPQQIISKYGYEAGPPESLLVDFDPVSADNSLRKAGLPLWGTNRPTILGWWLNDASDGSNLVGDGQALAEPLRRAAQHRGLPLRLPLADLSEQIVATAKNLEGTDSAPLKSASDRYGADALLAVHAREDNGKWQGVWRLWLGSQREQGTATGVDTAALADAVMLAVSERLAPHFVVKPGISTGLVLHVQGMTLERYAQLGRLLDPFGAKLKTVEGDSITYDLSGSADQLRSQLSLAKLQEVPASEIVPLAPIQPVVAGAIAPVVPAQPSSSSQQLNFRW, from the coding sequence ATGCGTCTTCCTACCCAGTGTTTTTCTAAGCTGCTGTTTGCCAGCTGCCTCTCGCTTGTCAGCCTGCCCGGCTTTGCCGAAACCGTCAGCAATCTGTACCAAGTGCGCGAACCGGTTACCGGGCAATCTCCTGAAGAGCGCACGCAAGCGACCCAGCGCGCCCTCGAAACCCTGGTTTTGCGCCTGACCGGAGACCCGAAGGCTGCGCAAAGTGCCGGTTTGTCTGAGGTGCGCAAAGATCCGCAGCAGATCATTAGCAAATATGGCTATGAAGCAGGCCCGCCGGAAAGCTTGCTGGTGGATTTCGACCCGGTCAGTGCCGACAATTCGTTACGCAAAGCAGGCCTTCCATTGTGGGGCACTAACCGCCCGACCATTTTAGGCTGGTGGTTGAACGATGCATCGGACGGTTCTAATTTGGTTGGCGATGGACAGGCGTTGGCTGAACCCCTGCGCCGCGCTGCGCAGCACCGTGGCCTGCCGCTACGTTTACCACTGGCTGACTTGAGTGAGCAAATTGTCGCCACCGCGAAGAACCTCGAAGGCACAGACTCCGCTCCTTTAAAGTCCGCCTCCGATCGATACGGCGCTGATGCCTTGCTTGCCGTGCATGCCCGTGAAGATAACGGGAAGTGGCAGGGGGTATGGCGTCTATGGCTGGGGTCACAACGTGAGCAAGGCACCGCCACGGGTGTAGATACCGCGGCATTGGCCGACGCGGTGATGCTAGCGGTGAGCGAGCGCCTTGCCCCGCATTTTGTGGTCAAGCCCGGAATATCGACCGGTTTGGTGTTGCACGTGCAAGGCATGACTCTGGAGCGCTACGCGCAATTGGGCCGGTTGCTGGATCCGTTTGGTGCGAAGCTGAAAACCGTGGAGGGGGATTCCATTACCTATGACCTTAGCGGCAGTGCTGACCAATTGCGGTCACAGTTGTCACTGGCTAAGTTACAAGAAGTTCCGGCCAGCGAGATAGTGCCATTGGCACCAATCCAGCCTGTCGTTGCTGGCGCAATAGCGCCTGTTGTGCCCGCACAGCCGTCGTCCTCATCGCAGCAGTTAAATTTCCGCTGGTAG
- a CDS encoding DUF3108 domain-containing protein, giving the protein MRRALLFAFALLALPAVQATDLQPYSASYTADWKQLPISGGTAQRSLVKNANDTWTLSFKASMMIASLTEGSTLKIDKDTLLPQTYNFERGGLGKSKTIEMNFDWAAKVINGTDRGTAFTVPLNRGILDKSTYQLALQNDVAAGKKSMSYQVVDGDEVDTYDFRVLGSEKVSTKAGQVQAIKVERVRDPTQSKRTTVMWFAKDWDYLLVRLQQVETDGKEYNIMLQDGTVNGRTVKGS; this is encoded by the coding sequence ATGCGTCGCGCTTTGCTGTTCGCTTTCGCCTTGCTCGCACTGCCTGCTGTTCAGGCCACTGACCTGCAACCCTACTCTGCTTCGTACACTGCTGACTGGAAGCAACTGCCCATTAGCGGCGGCACCGCTCAACGCAGCCTAGTAAAAAATGCCAATGACACTTGGACCTTGAGCTTCAAGGCTTCGATGATGATCGCTAGCCTGACTGAAGGCAGCACGCTGAAAATCGACAAAGACACGCTGCTACCTCAGACCTACAATTTTGAGCGCGGCGGCCTGGGTAAATCCAAGACCATTGAAATGAACTTCGACTGGGCGGCGAAAGTAATCAACGGCACAGACCGCGGCACCGCGTTCACCGTTCCGCTCAACCGCGGCATTCTCGACAAATCGACGTATCAGTTGGCATTGCAGAACGATGTCGCCGCGGGCAAAAAAAGCATGAGCTATCAGGTCGTCGATGGCGATGAGGTCGATACCTATGACTTCCGAGTGCTGGGCTCAGAAAAGGTTTCCACCAAGGCGGGCCAAGTTCAGGCAATCAAAGTTGAGCGCGTGCGTGATCCAACACAAAGCAAACGCACCACGGTGATGTGGTTCGCTAAAGATTGGGACTACCTGCTGGTCCGCTTGCAACAGGTTGAAACCGATGGCAAGGAATACAACATCATGCTGCAAGACGGGACTGTAAACGGCCGGACAGTCAAAGGCAGTTAA